A window from Caulobacter sp. X encodes these proteins:
- a CDS encoding UbiD family decarboxylase: protein MAYRSLREFIDVLEAKGELVRVKEPVSSVLEMTEIQTRLLATGGPAVLFENVLLPDGSRSAMPALANLFGTVKRVAMGVTLGGEPRETAGELREVGELLAFLRQPQPPKGIKDALDMLPLAKTVMSMRPGAVKKAPVQEVVLTGDQIDLTKLPVQTCWPGEPAPLITWPLVVTKGPGKDREDDFNLGIYRMQVLGKDKCIMRWLAHRGGAQHYARHKKAGAKEPLPACAVLGADPGTILAAVTPVPDTLSEYQFAGLLRGAKVDLVPAKTVPLMVPAHAEIVLEGHVLLDEFADEGPYGDHTGYYNSVEKFPVFQVTAITMRKDPIYLTTFTGRPPDEPSVLGEALNEVFIPLIRQQFPEIVDFWLPPEGCSYRIAVVSMKKAYPGHAKRVMLGVWSYLRQFMYTKWVIVVDHDINARDWKDVMWAISTKMDPARDITVIEHTPIDYLDFASPESGLGSKIGLDATDKWPPETKREWGQEIRMDQAVVDAVSEKWARLGLPGDGTPIWKKP, encoded by the coding sequence ATGGCCTACCGTTCCCTTCGCGAGTTCATCGACGTCCTGGAGGCCAAGGGCGAGCTGGTCCGGGTCAAGGAGCCGGTCTCCAGCGTGCTCGAGATGACCGAGATCCAGACGCGCCTCCTGGCGACCGGCGGTCCGGCGGTGCTGTTCGAGAACGTGCTGCTGCCCGACGGTTCGCGCTCGGCGATGCCGGCGCTGGCGAACCTCTTCGGCACGGTCAAGCGCGTGGCCATGGGCGTGACCCTGGGCGGCGAACCGCGCGAGACAGCCGGCGAGCTGCGGGAGGTCGGCGAACTCCTGGCCTTCCTGCGCCAGCCGCAGCCGCCGAAGGGGATCAAGGACGCCCTCGACATGCTGCCCCTGGCCAAGACGGTCATGAGCATGCGCCCGGGCGCGGTGAAGAAGGCCCCCGTGCAGGAGGTCGTCCTGACCGGCGACCAGATCGACCTGACCAAGCTGCCGGTCCAGACCTGCTGGCCGGGCGAGCCCGCGCCGCTGATCACCTGGCCGCTGGTGGTGACCAAGGGCCCGGGCAAGGATCGCGAGGACGACTTCAACCTCGGCATCTACCGCATGCAGGTGCTGGGCAAGGACAAGTGCATCATGCGCTGGCTGGCCCATCGCGGCGGCGCCCAGCACTACGCTCGCCACAAGAAGGCGGGCGCCAAGGAGCCCCTGCCCGCCTGCGCCGTTCTGGGCGCGGATCCCGGCACGATCCTGGCGGCCGTGACGCCGGTGCCTGACACCCTGTCGGAATACCAGTTCGCCGGCCTGCTGCGCGGGGCCAAGGTCGACCTCGTCCCGGCCAAGACCGTGCCGCTGATGGTGCCCGCCCACGCCGAGATCGTCCTCGAAGGCCACGTCCTGCTCGACGAGTTCGCCGACGAGGGCCCCTACGGCGACCACACCGGCTACTACAACAGCGTCGAGAAGTTCCCGGTCTTCCAGGTGACGGCGATCACCATGCGCAAGGACCCGATCTACCTGACCACCTTCACCGGCCGGCCGCCGGACGAGCCGTCGGTGCTGGGCGAGGCGCTGAACGAGGTGTTCATCCCGCTGATCCGCCAGCAGTTCCCCGAGATCGTCGACTTCTGGCTGCCGCCCGAGGGCTGCAGCTACCGCATCGCCGTGGTGTCGATGAAGAAGGCCTATCCCGGCCACGCCAAGCGCGTGATGCTGGGCGTCTGGAGCTATCTGCGCCAGTTCATGTACACCAAGTGGGTGATCGTCGTGGACCACGACATCAACGCCCGCGACTGGAAGGACGTGATGTGGGCGATCAGCACCAAGATGGACCCGGCGCGGGACATCACGGTGATCGAACACACCCCGATCGACTATCTGGACTTCGCCAGCCCCGAGAGCGGCCTCGGCTCCAAGATCGGCCTCGACGCCACCGACAAATGGCCGCCCGAGACCAAGCGCGAGTGGGGCCAGGAGATCCGCATGGACCAGGCCGTGGTCGACGCGGTCAGTGAGAAGTGGGCCCGCCTCGGCCTGCCCGGCGACGGGACGCCGATCTGGAAGAAGCCCTAG
- the proB gene encoding glutamate 5-kinase yields the protein MSQTAQAYRNARRIVFKVGSALLVDDATGAADRAWLEAFCADAAALRAAGKQVLVVSSGAVALGRRRLGLSGKKATLPEKQAAAAAGQSLLMRAWEEAFEPHGLSVAQILLTRDDTETRRRWLNARATTETLMSLGVVPVVNENDTVVTEEIRYGDNDRLAARVAQMAGADLLVLLSDIDGLYTADPRKNPKAEHIPLVSEITAEIAGMAEGANAEAGVGTGGMATKIAAARIARAAGCATLITLGSRPRPLAAIADGEKATLIEAGASPAAAYKAWIAGSLAPQGWVTVDAGAAKALEAGKSLLSAGVRAIEGPFDKGDAVRVRDETGREVARGIVRYDSADAQRIAGLRSDAIEAELGFTEGPMIHADDLAVAN from the coding sequence GTGAGCCAGACGGCGCAGGCATACCGGAACGCGCGTCGCATCGTCTTCAAGGTCGGCTCGGCCCTGCTGGTCGATGACGCGACGGGCGCGGCCGACCGCGCCTGGCTGGAGGCCTTCTGCGCCGACGCCGCGGCCCTGCGCGCCGCTGGCAAGCAGGTTCTGGTCGTCTCGTCGGGCGCGGTCGCGCTGGGTCGACGGCGCTTGGGCCTGAGCGGCAAGAAGGCCACCCTGCCCGAAAAGCAGGCGGCGGCCGCCGCCGGCCAGTCGCTGCTGATGCGCGCCTGGGAGGAGGCCTTCGAGCCGCATGGCCTCAGCGTCGCCCAGATCCTGCTGACCCGCGACGACACCGAGACCCGCCGCCGCTGGCTGAACGCCCGCGCCACGACCGAGACCCTGATGAGCCTGGGCGTCGTGCCGGTGGTCAACGAGAACGACACGGTGGTCACCGAGGAAATCCGCTACGGCGATAACGATCGCCTGGCCGCGCGCGTCGCCCAGATGGCCGGCGCCGACCTCTTGGTGCTGCTATCGGACATCGACGGCCTCTACACCGCCGACCCGCGCAAGAACCCCAAGGCCGAGCACATCCCGCTGGTCAGCGAGATCACCGCCGAGATCGCCGGCATGGCCGAAGGCGCCAACGCCGAGGCCGGAGTCGGCACCGGCGGCATGGCCACCAAGATCGCCGCCGCCCGCATCGCCCGGGCCGCCGGCTGCGCCACCCTGATCACCCTGGGCTCGCGCCCGCGTCCGCTGGCCGCCATCGCCGACGGCGAGAAGGCGACCCTGATCGAGGCCGGCGCGTCGCCCGCCGCCGCCTACAAGGCCTGGATCGCCGGCTCGCTGGCGCCCCAGGGCTGGGTGACGGTCGACGCCGGCGCCGCCAAGGCGCTGGAAGCGGGCAAGAGCCTGCTTTCGGCGGGCGTGCGAGCCATCGAGGGCCCCTTCGACAAGGGCGACGCGGTCCGGGTCCGCGACGAGACCGGCCGCGAGGTCGCGCGCGGCATCGTCCGCTATGACAGCGCCGACGCCCAGCGCATCGCGGGCCTGCGCTCCGACGCCATCGAGGCCGAACTCGGTTTCACCGAGGGCCCGATGATCCACGCCGACGACCTGGCCGTAGCCAACTAG
- a CDS encoding GNAT family N-acetyltransferase has product MCVIEERPVIETQRLTLRVPAMADVERVAAFCVDHDVARMTTRMPSPYTRGHAEDFVARCGTQDRARDNTFAIELADEGLIGVVGLFTTLEGQVELGYWIGRPYWGRGYATEATKGALDWARGVWNKRYVTAGHFADNDASGRVLVKAGFLYTGVVEHKPSIARGAVAATRMMVWLA; this is encoded by the coding sequence ATGTGCGTCATCGAAGAAAGACCCGTCATCGAAACCCAGCGGCTGACGCTGCGCGTTCCGGCCATGGCCGATGTCGAGCGCGTGGCGGCCTTCTGCGTCGATCATGACGTGGCGCGCATGACCACGCGCATGCCCTCGCCCTATACCCGCGGCCACGCCGAGGATTTCGTCGCCCGCTGCGGGACTCAGGACCGCGCGCGCGACAACACCTTCGCGATCGAGCTGGCGGACGAGGGGCTGATCGGGGTTGTCGGCCTTTTCACCACGCTCGAGGGCCAGGTCGAGCTGGGCTACTGGATCGGCCGACCCTACTGGGGGCGCGGCTACGCCACCGAGGCGACCAAGGGCGCCTTGGACTGGGCGCGCGGCGTCTGGAACAAGCGCTATGTCACGGCCGGCCACTTCGCCGACAACGACGCGTCGGGCCGGGTGCTGGTGAAGGCGGGCTTTCTGTACACCGGCGTCGTGGAGCACAAGCCGTCAATCGCGCGGGGCGCGGTTGCGGCCACCCGCATGATGGTGTGGCTGGCTTAG
- a CDS encoding M14 family metallopeptidase: MKRLTLTALVVALTASTSMAQTPKAPWDEAFLPPAPHWQGASQGLLRDKADPWVTPFEADAEHNFSPTYADTRAWFDRLDKASKLIRVEDFGVSPQGRAIFAVIASKDGDKLDPKKPLLLVQCGIHPGEIDGKDAGMMLLRDMAFHGKDGLLDKVNLVLIPILSVDGHERSGPYSRPNQRGPRIQGWRNTATNQNLNRDFMKLDQPEMRALKRLQAKYKADLYVDVHVTDGMDYQYDVTYGFNGENGVWNRSPAIAQWLDGVLKPVMNKSLEAEGHIPGELVFGIDEHNPKAGFSDGGLGERFSNGWGAAAHVPTILIENHSLKPHAQRVLGTYVFIETAMKLLADQGETLRTAIAADSALRPAEIPANFVSDDKPAYMRAFKGIRYEYYDSPASGRKEVRWLGEADPEIWNVPFYGSKPSLTLKRPAAYYVPSYRADIIERLKLHGVALETLSADKTLKVEMIRLVDPKIATRANEGHVQISVDKVTTETRDWTFPKGSVRVPTDQPLGDLVVLLLEPQSNESVFAWGMVPEVLSRVEYIEPYAIAPLAEKMLAADPALKAEFEAKLAAEPKFAADPDARLAWFYKRTPFYDDHHLLYPIARELAK, from the coding sequence ATGAAACGCCTTACCCTGACGGCGCTGGTCGTCGCCCTGACAGCGAGTACGAGCATGGCTCAGACCCCGAAAGCCCCCTGGGACGAAGCCTTCCTGCCGCCGGCGCCGCACTGGCAGGGCGCCAGCCAAGGGCTGCTCCGCGACAAGGCCGATCCGTGGGTGACGCCGTTCGAGGCCGACGCCGAGCATAACTTCTCGCCGACCTACGCCGACACCCGCGCCTGGTTCGACCGCCTGGACAAGGCCAGCAAGCTGATCCGGGTCGAGGACTTCGGCGTCTCGCCGCAGGGCCGCGCGATCTTCGCGGTCATCGCCTCCAAGGACGGCGACAAGCTCGATCCGAAGAAGCCGCTGCTGCTCGTTCAGTGCGGCATCCACCCCGGCGAGATCGACGGCAAGGACGCCGGCATGATGCTGCTGCGGGACATGGCCTTCCACGGCAAGGACGGCCTGCTGGACAAGGTCAATCTGGTCCTGATCCCGATCCTGTCGGTCGACGGCCACGAGCGCTCGGGCCCCTACTCCCGTCCCAACCAGCGGGGCCCGCGCATCCAGGGCTGGCGCAACACCGCGACCAACCAGAACCTGAACCGCGACTTCATGAAGCTGGACCAGCCGGAGATGCGGGCGCTGAAGCGGCTGCAGGCCAAGTACAAGGCCGATCTCTATGTCGACGTCCACGTGACCGACGGCATGGACTACCAGTACGACGTCACCTACGGCTTCAACGGCGAGAACGGCGTCTGGAACCGCTCGCCGGCGATCGCCCAGTGGCTGGATGGGGTGCTGAAACCCGTCATGAACAAGAGCCTGGAGGCCGAGGGCCACATCCCGGGCGAGCTGGTGTTCGGGATCGACGAGCATAATCCGAAGGCCGGCTTCTCGGACGGGGGCCTGGGCGAGCGCTTCTCGAACGGCTGGGGCGCGGCGGCCCACGTCCCGACCATCCTGATCGAGAACCATAGCCTCAAGCCCCACGCCCAGCGCGTGCTCGGGACCTATGTGTTCATCGAGACGGCGATGAAGCTGCTGGCCGACCAGGGCGAGACCTTGCGGACCGCCATCGCCGCCGACAGCGCCCTGCGCCCGGCTGAGATCCCGGCCAACTTCGTGTCCGACGACAAGCCCGCCTACATGCGCGCCTTCAAGGGCATCCGTTACGAGTACTACGACAGCCCCGCCTCCGGCCGGAAGGAAGTGCGGTGGCTGGGCGAGGCCGATCCCGAGATCTGGAACGTCCCGTTCTATGGCTCCAAGCCCTCCCTGACCCTGAAGCGCCCGGCGGCCTACTATGTGCCGAGCTACCGCGCCGACATCATCGAGCGCCTGAAGCTGCACGGCGTGGCGCTGGAGACCCTGAGCGCCGACAAGACGCTGAAGGTCGAGATGATCCGCCTGGTCGATCCGAAGATCGCCACGCGCGCCAACGAAGGCCATGTGCAGATCAGCGTCGACAAGGTCACCACCGAGACCCGCGACTGGACCTTCCCCAAGGGCTCGGTCCGCGTGCCTACCGACCAGCCGCTGGGCGACCTCGTGGTCCTGCTGTTGGAGCCGCAGTCGAACGAAAGCGTCTTCGCCTGGGGCATGGTCCCCGAGGTGCTGAGCCGCGTGGAGTACATCGAGCCCTACGCGATCGCCCCGCTGGCCGAGAAGATGCTGGCCGCCGATCCGGCGCTGAAGGCCGAGTTCGAGGCCAAGCTGGCCGCCGAGCCCAAGTTCGCCGCCGATCCCGACGCGCGCCTGGCCTGGTTCTACAAGCGCACGCCGTTCTACGACGACCATCATCTGCTGTATCCGATCGCCCGCGAGCTCGCGAAGTAG
- a CDS encoding tyrosine-protein phosphatase yields MAKFDLTTPWGRFKTYLHYLWNDHAYLRLGFSNAHWISPEMVRANQPWPFQLAWWKKQGIKTIVNLRGGFDGSFYALEKDACQRLGLNFVDFTITSREVPIRERVRGAKELFETIEYPALMHCKSGADRAGIMSVFYAHYRLGQPIREAMKQLGPRYLHIKHGNTGVLDYVFEQYLERGEPKGLTFSEWVESEDYDPVAMKKTFRAGMLGKVLTDRILRRE; encoded by the coding sequence TTGGCCAAGTTCGACCTCACCACGCCCTGGGGCCGGTTCAAGACCTATCTCCACTATCTGTGGAACGACCACGCCTATCTGCGCCTGGGCTTTTCCAACGCCCATTGGATCAGCCCGGAGATGGTCCGCGCCAACCAGCCCTGGCCGTTCCAGCTGGCCTGGTGGAAGAAGCAGGGGATCAAGACGATCGTGAACCTGCGCGGCGGCTTCGACGGCAGCTTCTATGCGCTGGAGAAGGACGCCTGCCAGCGCCTGGGGCTGAATTTCGTCGACTTCACCATCACCTCGCGCGAGGTCCCGATCCGCGAGCGGGTCCGGGGCGCCAAGGAACTGTTCGAGACGATCGAATATCCGGCCCTGATGCACTGCAAGTCCGGCGCGGACCGGGCGGGAATCATGAGCGTCTTCTACGCCCACTATCGGCTGGGTCAGCCGATCCGCGAGGCGATGAAGCAGCTGGGCCCGCGCTACCTGCACATCAAGCACGGCAACACCGGCGTGCTGGACTATGTCTTCGAGCAGTATCTCGAGCGCGGCGAGCCCAAGGGGCTGACGTTCAGCGAATGGGTCGAGAGCGAGGACTACGATCCCGTCGCGATGAAGAAGACCTTCCGGGCCGGGATGCTGGGCAAGGTGCTGACGGACAGGATTTTGCGGCGGGAGTGA
- the rplU gene encoding 50S ribosomal protein L21: MYAVIKTGGKQYRVQAGDLLVVEKLEGEPGAAVAFGEVLMLGEGEAVTVGAPTVDGAVVSGTLIETRKGEKVKIFKKIRRQGYRRTRGHRQLESVVRVTSVAGAGKEAKWEGSIDLTPKVILDARARGLGDAAVPFSVPAAAEAAPAPKKAKAPKAAEAAAEPAAEAAPKKKAAPKKAAKTEDGEA, from the coding sequence ATGTACGCGGTGATCAAAACCGGCGGCAAGCAGTACCGGGTTCAAGCCGGCGACCTGCTGGTGGTCGAAAAGCTCGAAGGTGAACCCGGCGCTGCCGTGGCCTTTGGCGAAGTCCTGATGCTTGGCGAAGGCGAGGCCGTGACGGTCGGCGCCCCCACCGTGGACGGCGCTGTCGTCTCCGGCACCCTGATCGAAACCCGCAAGGGTGAGAAGGTGAAGATCTTCAAGAAGATCCGCCGTCAGGGCTACCGCCGCACCCGCGGTCACCGCCAGCTCGAGTCGGTCGTGCGCGTCACGTCCGTCGCCGGCGCCGGCAAGGAAGCCAAGTGGGAAGGTTCGATCGACCTGACCCCGAAGGTCATCCTGGACGCCCGCGCTCGCGGTCTCGGCGACGCCGCCGTGCCGTTCTCGGTCCCGGCCGCCGCGGAAGCCGCTCCGGCTCCGAAGAAGGCCAAGGCTCCGAAGGCTGCTGAAGCCGCCGCCGAGCCGGCCGCCGAAGCCGCCCCCAAGAAGAAGGCCGCCCCTAAGAAGGCCGCCAAGACGGAAGACGGCGAAGCCTAA
- the rpmA gene encoding 50S ribosomal protein L27 encodes MAHKKSGGSSSNGRDSESKRLGVKKFGGEKVLAGNILVRQRGTKFYPGSGVGMGKDHTLFALVQGAVGFVTKKHNRTYVTVTPAAQPAE; translated from the coding sequence ATGGCTCACAAAAAATCTGGCGGTTCGTCCAGCAACGGCCGCGACTCAGAGTCGAAGCGCCTTGGCGTGAAGAAGTTCGGCGGCGAGAAGGTTCTCGCCGGCAACATCCTCGTGCGTCAGCGCGGCACCAAGTTCTACCCGGGTTCGGGCGTGGGCATGGGCAAGGATCACACCCTCTTCGCGCTCGTGCAGGGCGCGGTGGGCTTCGTGACCAAGAAGCACAACCGCACCTACGTGACCGTGACCCCGGCCGCTCAGCCGGCCGAGTAA
- a CDS encoding 3'(2'),5'-bisphosphate nucleotidase CysQ, with the protein MNDLDLILDAARKAGELALTARESGLKIWSKSGGSPVTDADLAVDTLLKLELKSARPDYGWLSEETADDPARLATRRQFVVDPIDGTVAFMKNKPWFAVSIAVVEDGRPIAGVVHAPALSETYAATLEGPATLNGVPIAPSATDQLFGAAMLGDAKMFAHPAWREPWPEMRIESRNSIAYRMCLVASGAFDAAVALSPKSEWDLAAADLIVRRAGATLSDHKGRDFAYNRPVPQVPSLVCANQALAPLILNRVGHIELP; encoded by the coding sequence ATGAACGACCTGGACCTGATCCTCGACGCCGCGCGCAAGGCCGGAGAGCTGGCGCTCACCGCGCGCGAAAGCGGCCTGAAGATCTGGTCCAAGTCCGGCGGCTCGCCCGTCACCGACGCCGACCTCGCGGTCGACACCTTGCTGAAGCTGGAATTGAAGTCGGCGCGCCCCGACTATGGCTGGTTGTCGGAGGAGACCGCCGACGATCCGGCCCGCCTCGCCACCCGCCGCCAGTTCGTCGTCGACCCGATCGACGGCACCGTCGCCTTCATGAAGAACAAGCCGTGGTTCGCGGTTTCGATCGCCGTGGTCGAGGACGGGCGGCCGATCGCCGGCGTCGTCCACGCCCCGGCGCTGTCCGAGACCTACGCCGCCACGCTGGAAGGCCCCGCCACCCTGAACGGCGTCCCGATCGCGCCCAGCGCCACTGACCAGCTGTTCGGCGCGGCCATGCTGGGCGACGCCAAGATGTTCGCTCACCCGGCCTGGCGCGAGCCCTGGCCGGAGATGCGGATCGAAAGCCGCAACTCGATCGCCTACCGCATGTGCCTGGTGGCCTCGGGCGCCTTCGACGCCGCGGTGGCCCTGTCGCCCAAGAGCGAGTGGGATCTCGCGGCCGCAGACCTGATCGTCCGTCGCGCGGGCGCCACGCTTAGCGACCATAAAGGACGAGACTTCGCCTATAATCGCCCCGTTCCGCAGGTTCCGAGCCTGGTTTGCGCCAATCAAGCGCTAGCGCCATTGATCCTTAACCGCGTCGGGCATATCGAGCTGCCATAA
- a CDS encoding MAPEG family protein, with protein MDTIVSGHAAALWAGLHLFLLLILSVLVVRLRQKHKVALGDEGIPELARAIRAFGNATEYVPTGVAALAVLAVAGASSLTIHVVGFLLFAGRVTHAIGLSNSGGVSIPRAAGMIATWLAYIFAGVALLISAIA; from the coding sequence ATGGATACGATTGTTTCCGGCCACGCGGCCGCCCTCTGGGCCGGCCTGCACCTCTTCCTCCTGCTGATCCTGTCGGTGCTGGTCGTGCGCCTGCGCCAGAAACACAAGGTGGCGCTGGGCGACGAGGGCATTCCGGAACTGGCGCGGGCCATCCGCGCCTTCGGCAACGCCACCGAATATGTCCCGACCGGCGTCGCGGCCCTGGCCGTGCTGGCCGTCGCCGGCGCATCGAGCCTGACCATCCACGTTGTGGGCTTCCTGCTGTTCGCCGGCCGCGTCACCCACGCCATCGGGCTCTCGAACAGCGGCGGCGTCTCGATCCCCCGCGCGGCGGGCATGATCGCCACCTGGCTGGCCTACATCTTCGCCGGCGTGGCCCTGCTGATCTCGGCCATCGCCTAA
- the obgE gene encoding GTPase ObgE has translation MKFLDQCKIYIRSGNGGGGSVSFRREKYIEYGGPDGGDGGRGGDVWIEAVEGLNTLIDYRYQQHFKAGTGVHGMGRARHGAAGEDVVLKVPVGTEVLEEDKETLIADLDHAGMRILLAKGGNGGWGNLHFKGPVNQAPKYANPGQEGEERWIWLRLKLIADVGLVGLPNAGKSTFLAAASAAKPKIADYPFTTLTPNLGVVDLSSSERFVLADIPGLIEGASEGAGLGTRFLGHVERSATLIHLIDATQDDVVGAYETIRGELEAYGDELADKAEILALNKIDALDEETLAEKVAELEAVAGVKPRLVSGVSGQGVKELLRAAYKQVRIRRGDLEEEIEDDEDHVDETPGGWTP, from the coding sequence ATGAAATTCTTGGACCAATGCAAGATCTACATCCGCTCCGGAAACGGCGGCGGCGGATCGGTGTCGTTCCGCCGCGAGAAGTACATCGAGTACGGCGGCCCGGACGGCGGCGACGGCGGCCGCGGCGGCGACGTGTGGATCGAGGCCGTCGAAGGCCTCAACACCCTGATCGACTATCGCTACCAGCAGCACTTCAAGGCCGGCACGGGCGTGCACGGCATGGGCCGGGCGCGCCACGGCGCGGCGGGCGAGGACGTGGTCCTGAAGGTTCCCGTCGGCACCGAGGTGCTGGAGGAGGACAAGGAGACCCTGATCGCCGACCTCGACCACGCCGGCATGCGCATCCTGCTGGCCAAGGGCGGCAACGGCGGCTGGGGCAACCTGCACTTCAAGGGCCCGGTCAACCAGGCGCCGAAATACGCCAATCCCGGCCAGGAGGGCGAGGAGCGCTGGATCTGGCTGCGGCTGAAGCTGATCGCCGACGTCGGCCTGGTCGGCCTGCCCAACGCGGGCAAGTCGACCTTCCTGGCCGCCGCCAGCGCCGCCAAGCCCAAGATCGCCGACTATCCGTTCACCACCCTGACCCCGAACCTGGGCGTCGTGGACCTGTCCAGCAGTGAGCGCTTCGTGCTGGCCGACATCCCCGGCCTGATCGAGGGCGCCAGCGAGGGCGCGGGCCTCGGCACGCGGTTCCTGGGCCACGTCGAGCGCTCGGCGACCCTGATCCACCTGATCGACGCCACCCAGGACGACGTCGTGGGCGCCTATGAGACGATCCGGGGCGAGCTGGAAGCCTATGGCGACGAGCTGGCCGACAAGGCCGAGATCCTGGCGCTGAACAAGATCGACGCCCTCGACGAGGAGACCCTCGCGGAGAAGGTCGCCGAGCTGGAAGCCGTGGCCGGCGTGAAGCCGCGCCTGGTGTCCGGCGTCTCGGGCCAGGGCGTGAAGGAACTGCTGCGCGCGGCCTACAAGCAGGTGCGCATCCGTCGCGGCGATCTCGAGGAAGAGATCGAGGACGACGAGGATCACGTCGACGAGACCCCCGGAGGCTGGACGCCGTGA
- a CDS encoding DUF4170 domain-containing protein, with product MPQMPDKQLLHIVIGGELKDVAGIEFRDLDKVEFVGAYPNYDEAHKAWKAKAQATVDNAHARYFIIHAHKLLDPSEG from the coding sequence TTGCCCCAAATGCCCGATAAGCAGCTTCTTCATATCGTCATCGGCGGTGAACTGAAGGACGTCGCCGGCATCGAATTCCGCGACCTCGACAAGGTCGAATTCGTCGGCGCCTATCCGAACTACGACGAGGCCCACAAGGCCTGGAAGGCCAAGGCCCAGGCCACGGTCGACAACGCCCACGCCCGCTACTTCATCATCCACGCCCACAAGCTGCTGGATCCGAGCGAGGGTTGA
- a CDS encoding TldD/PmbA family protein has product MDENLLHDVVAAARKAGADAAEAVFAERQSLSVSVRLGDLEEVEREEARDLGLRVFIGQRSATVSGSDISAEARAKLIERAIAMARLAPEDPYASLAPADRLARAPYPELDLVDAYEPTAETLETQARTAEEHARAVKGVTNSDGGSAAWSSSRWAMVTSEGFHASHAATGHSVSASAIAGEGAGMERGGEGRSTRHFGDLPAAGDIGMEAGRQAVARLNPRKIASTTAPVIFENRLAMSLIGPLLGAISGPSIARGTSFLKDKLGQQIFARGVHLLEDPHRIRGLGSAPFDDEGVATEARALIDDGVLTTWLLNTSSAKQLGMATTGHASRGLAGPSGVSTHNLTLQPGEKDIHGLMKDAGSGLVITSMFGPSLNGNTGDWSVGCSGYWFENGESTGPVTEITVAGNLIDIYARLVPGSDLELRGASNSPSLLVDALAIAGK; this is encoded by the coding sequence ATGGACGAAAACCTGCTGCATGACGTGGTCGCCGCCGCGCGCAAGGCCGGGGCCGACGCGGCCGAGGCTGTCTTCGCCGAGCGCCAGTCGCTCTCCGTCAGCGTCCGCCTGGGCGACCTGGAAGAGGTCGAGCGCGAGGAAGCCCGCGACCTGGGCCTGCGCGTCTTCATTGGCCAGCGCAGCGCGACGGTCTCCGGCTCCGACATCTCGGCCGAGGCCCGCGCCAAGCTGATCGAGCGCGCCATCGCCATGGCCCGCCTGGCGCCCGAGGATCCCTACGCCAGCCTCGCGCCCGCCGACCGCCTGGCGCGCGCGCCCTATCCGGAGCTCGACCTCGTCGACGCCTACGAGCCCACGGCTGAGACGCTCGAGACCCAAGCTCGCACCGCCGAGGAGCACGCCCGCGCGGTCAAGGGCGTGACCAATTCCGATGGCGGCTCAGCCGCCTGGTCGTCGTCCCGCTGGGCGATGGTGACCAGCGAGGGCTTCCACGCCAGCCATGCGGCGACCGGCCACTCGGTGTCGGCCTCGGCCATCGCCGGCGAAGGCGCGGGCATGGAGCGCGGCGGCGAAGGCCGCTCGACCCGCCACTTCGGCGACCTGCCCGCCGCCGGCGACATCGGCATGGAGGCCGGCCGCCAGGCCGTCGCGCGCCTGAACCCGCGCAAGATCGCCTCGACCACCGCCCCGGTGATCTTCGAGAACCGCCTGGCCATGAGCCTGATCGGCCCGCTGCTGGGCGCGATCTCGGGCCCGTCGATCGCGCGAGGCACGTCGTTCCTGAAGGACAAGCTGGGTCAGCAGATCTTCGCCCGGGGCGTCCACCTGCTGGAGGACCCGCACCGAATCCGCGGCCTCGGCTCGGCGCCGTTCGACGACGAAGGCGTGGCGACGGAGGCGCGCGCGCTGATCGACGACGGCGTGCTGACCACCTGGCTGCTCAACACCAGCTCGGCCAAGCAGCTGGGCATGGCGACCACCGGCCACGCCTCTCGCGGCCTCGCCGGTCCCTCCGGCGTGTCGACCCATAACCTGACGCTCCAACCGGGCGAGAAGGACATCCACGGCCTGATGAAGGACGCCGGGAGCGGCCTCGTCATCACCTCGATGTTCGGCCCCTCGCTGAACGGCAACACCGGCGACTGGTCGGTCGGCTGCTCGGGCTACTGGTTCGAGAACGGCGAGAGCACCGGTCCGGTCACCGAGATCACCGTCGCCGGCAACCTGATCGACATCTATGCGCGCCTGGTCCCCGGCTCGGACCTGGAACTGCGCGGCGCCAGCAACAGCCCGTCGCTGCTGGTCGACGCCCTGGCGATCGCGGGCAAATGA